A stretch of the Filimonas lacunae genome encodes the following:
- the rpsQ gene encoding 30S ribosomal protein S17: MSERNLRKTRIGIVSSNKMTKTITVAVERKVKHPIYGKFVKKTTKFHAHDEKNECTIGDTVKIMETRPLSKTKRWRLVEVIEKAK; encoded by the coding sequence ATGTCTGAAAGAAATTTGCGTAAAACAAGGATAGGTATTGTAAGCAGCAACAAAATGACTAAAACCATTACTGTTGCTGTTGAAAGAAAAGTAAAACACCCTATCTATGGTAAGTTCGTAAAGAAAACTACCAAGTTTCATGCTCATGACGAAAAAAATGAGTGCACTATTGGTGATACTGTTAAAATAATGGAAACCCGTCCGCTGAGCAAAACAAAGCGTTGGAGACTGGTAGAAGTTATTGAGAAAGCTAAATAG
- the rpmC gene encoding 50S ribosomal protein L29 produces MANKKIDFNKSIKDLSVSDLQARIQEDSLRLKKLEFAHAISPLENPMSIRNLRKDIARLKTELQVKELAK; encoded by the coding sequence ATGGCTAATAAAAAAATTGATTTCAACAAGAGCATTAAAGATCTGAGCGTATCAGATCTGCAGGCCCGCATCCAGGAAGATTCGCTTCGCTTAAAGAAGCTGGAGTTTGCTCACGCTATTTCTCCGCTGGAAAATCCTATGAGCATTCGCAATCTCAGAAAGGATATTGCCCGTTTGAAAACTGAATTACAGGTTAAAGAACTGGCTAAATAA
- the fusA gene encoding elongation factor G, with translation MADLKFQRNFGIAAHIDAGKTTTTERILRYTGMIHKIGEVHDGAATTDWMEQEKERGITITSAAVSCQWNFPTVRGTADANTKKYSFNIIDTPGHVDFTVEVERSMRVLDGLIALFSAVDGVEPQSETVWRQANRYRVPRIGFVNKMDRSGADFLMVVNQVKEMLGAKAVPLQLPIGAEDNFTGVVDLIKMKGIIWHMETEGMTFDEIDVPADMVEEANEWRANLVEAVAEYDDTLMEKFFEDPNSITEEEMHEAIRKATIDLSIVPMMCGSSFKNKGVQTALDAVCRYLPSPVDIEDTVGTDPDSGETITRKADPKAPFSALAFKIMTDPFVGRLAFFRCYSGHLDAGSYVLNVRSGKKERISRIMKMFANKQNPIDFIEAGDIGAAVGFKEIKTGDTLCDENHPITLENMFIPEPVIAIAVEPKTQADVDKMGMAIAKLVEEDPTLRVNTDEDTGQTILRGMGELHLEIIIDRMRREFKVEVNQGAPQVAYKESFGTTVEHREVLKKQSGGRGKFADIQFSIGPADEEWMKENEGKSFQFVNDIFGGSIPKEFIPAILKGFETSMTTGVLAGFPVNNMKIRVFDGSYHDVDSDSMSFELCAKAGFREAGRKAKPTLLEPIMKVEVLTPDQYMGDVTGDLNRRRGMLEGMDSRANLQVIKAKVPLSEMFGYVTQLRSLSSGRATSTMEFSHYNPAPNNVAEEVIAKSKGKVKIED, from the coding sequence ATGGCGGACTTGAAATTTCAACGCAACTTCGGTATTGCCGCACACATTGATGCCGGTAAGACCACAACTACCGAGCGTATTTTGCGCTACACCGGTATGATTCACAAAATTGGTGAAGTGCACGATGGTGCAGCTACTACTGACTGGATGGAGCAAGAAAAGGAGAGAGGTATTACCATTACCTCTGCTGCTGTAAGCTGCCAATGGAACTTCCCTACTGTGAGAGGTACGGCAGATGCCAACACTAAAAAATACTCTTTTAACATTATCGATACTCCCGGTCACGTGGACTTTACCGTAGAGGTGGAACGTTCTATGCGTGTACTGGATGGTCTGATTGCATTGTTTTCTGCGGTTGATGGTGTTGAGCCACAGTCTGAAACAGTATGGCGTCAGGCAAACCGTTACCGTGTTCCACGTATCGGTTTCGTAAACAAAATGGACCGTTCCGGTGCCGATTTCTTGATGGTGGTTAACCAGGTAAAAGAAATGCTGGGTGCTAAAGCGGTTCCTTTACAGTTACCTATCGGTGCGGAAGATAATTTCACCGGTGTGGTTGACTTGATTAAGATGAAAGGTATCATCTGGCACATGGAAACTGAAGGTATGACCTTTGATGAAATTGATGTGCCTGCTGATATGGTTGAAGAAGCAAACGAATGGAGAGCCAACCTGGTAGAAGCCGTTGCTGAATACGACGATACCCTGATGGAAAAATTCTTTGAAGATCCTAACAGCATCACTGAGGAAGAAATGCACGAGGCTATCCGTAAGGCTACCATCGACCTGAGCATTGTTCCTATGATGTGTGGTTCTTCTTTCAAGAACAAAGGTGTACAAACTGCGTTAGATGCTGTTTGCCGTTACCTGCCTTCTCCTGTTGATATTGAAGACACCGTAGGTACAGATCCTGATTCTGGTGAAACTATCACCCGTAAGGCTGATCCTAAGGCGCCATTCTCTGCCCTGGCATTCAAAATCATGACTGATCCTTTCGTAGGTCGTCTGGCGTTCTTCCGGTGCTATAGCGGTCACCTGGATGCTGGTTCTTATGTATTGAACGTAAGAAGCGGTAAAAAAGAGCGTATCAGCCGTATCATGAAGATGTTTGCTAACAAGCAAAACCCCATCGACTTTATCGAAGCTGGTGATATTGGTGCAGCGGTAGGTTTCAAAGAAATCAAAACCGGTGATACCCTGTGTGATGAAAACCATCCAATTACCCTGGAAAACATGTTCATTCCTGAACCGGTAATCGCTATCGCGGTTGAACCTAAAACTCAGGCTGACGTGGACAAAATGGGTATGGCTATCGCTAAACTGGTAGAAGAAGATCCTACCTTACGCGTAAACACAGATGAAGATACCGGTCAAACTATCCTGCGTGGTATGGGTGAATTACACCTGGAAATCATCATCGACCGTATGCGTCGTGAGTTTAAGGTGGAAGTTAACCAGGGTGCTCCTCAGGTTGCTTACAAAGAATCATTCGGTACTACCGTTGAACACCGTGAAGTGCTGAAGAAGCAGTCTGGTGGTCGTGGTAAATTCGCTGACATTCAATTCTCTATCGGCCCTGCTGATGAAGAGTGGATGAAAGAGAACGAAGGAAAGAGCTTCCAGTTTGTGAACGATATCTTTGGTGGTTCTATCCCTAAAGAATTCATTCCTGCTATTCTGAAAGGCTTTGAAACTTCTATGACTACAGGTGTACTGGCTGGTTTCCCTGTAAACAACATGAAGATCAGAGTATTTGATGGTAGCTACCATGATGTGGATTCTGACTCTATGAGCTTTGAATTGTGCGCTAAAGCTGGTTTCCGTGAAGCTGGCCGTAAAGCAAAACCAACGCTTTTAGAGCCTATTATGAAGGTGGAAGTGTTAACGCCAGACCAGTACATGGGTGACGTTACAGGTGACTTAAACCGCCGTCGTGGTATGCTGGAAGGTATGGATAGCCGTGCCAACCTGCAGGTTATTAAGGCTAAAGTGCCATTGAGCGAAATGTTTGGTTATGTAACTCAACTGCGTTCTCTGTCTTCCGGCCGTGCAACTTCTACCATGGAGTTCAGTCATTACAACCCTGCTCCTAACAACGTAGCTGAGGAAGTAATTGCAAAATCTAAAGGAAAAGTGAAAATTGAAGACTAA
- the rplN gene encoding 50S ribosomal protein L14, with the protein MIQQESRLNVADNSGAKEVLCIRVLGNSGQDYAKIGDKIVVTVKDAIPAGGIKKGTVSKAVIVRTTNKLRRKDGSYIRFDDNAVVLLNNSDEPRGTRIFGPVARELRDKGYMKIISLAPEVL; encoded by the coding sequence ATGATTCAGCAAGAAAGCCGCCTTAACGTAGCTGATAATAGCGGTGCAAAAGAGGTACTCTGTATCAGGGTATTAGGCAACTCTGGTCAGGATTATGCCAAAATTGGTGACAAAATCGTTGTTACTGTAAAGGACGCAATCCCTGCCGGTGGTATTAAAAAAGGAACTGTTTCTAAAGCTGTAATAGTTCGTACTACCAACAAATTACGTCGTAAAGACGGTTCTTACATCCGTTTTGATGACAACGCGGTTGTATTACTGAACAACTCTGACGAACCAAGAGGAACCCGTATTTTCGGGCCAGTAGCGAGAGAATTACGTGATAAGGGGTATATGAAGATCATTTCTCTGGCACCGGAAGTGTTATAA
- the rplE gene encoding 50S ribosomal protein L5: protein MSTVKYTPRLADKYKNDVVPALMKKFAYKSVMQTPKLEKICINRGVNGAVADKKMVDVAVEELSMITGQKAVATTSKKDISNFKLRKGMPIGARVTLRGVKMYEFLDRLIAVSLPRVRDFKGISDKAFDGRGNYTLGVTEQIIFPEIDIDKVNKITGLDITFVTSANTNEEAYELLKEMGMPFKNIKKDNN, encoded by the coding sequence ATGAGTACCGTTAAATACACTCCGAGATTGGCAGATAAGTACAAAAATGATGTTGTACCTGCCTTAATGAAGAAATTTGCTTACAAAAGTGTAATGCAAACTCCTAAACTGGAGAAAATCTGTATCAACCGCGGCGTTAACGGTGCGGTTGCTGACAAGAAAATGGTAGACGTAGCAGTTGAAGAGCTGTCTATGATCACTGGTCAGAAAGCAGTAGCTACTACTTCTAAAAAGGATATCTCTAACTTTAAACTGCGTAAGGGCATGCCAATTGGTGCACGCGTTACTTTACGTGGTGTGAAGATGTATGAGTTTCTTGATCGTTTGATCGCAGTATCATTACCTCGTGTACGTGACTTCAAAGGTATCAGCGATAAAGCGTTTGATGGCCGTGGTAACTACACATTAGGTGTTACTGAGCAAATCATCTTCCCTGAGATTGATATCGACAAAGTGAATAAAATCACTGGCCTTGACATCACTTTCGTTACTTCTGCGAATACAAACGAAGAAGCATACGAACTGTTAAAGGAAATGGGTATGCCATTTAAGAACATCAAGAAAGACAATAACTAA
- the rplW gene encoding 50S ribosomal protein L23, protein MNLTEVLVKPILTEKANNQQEKLRRYAFRVNRKANKLEIKSAVEAFYGVSVVDVNTIVVPGKNKTRYTKAGFIKGVKPAYKKAYVTVAEGETIDLYANI, encoded by the coding sequence ATGAATCTGACCGAAGTTTTAGTAAAACCGATCCTGACAGAAAAAGCAAACAACCAGCAAGAGAAGCTGAGAAGATATGCTTTCAGAGTAAACCGCAAGGCTAACAAGCTGGAAATAAAATCAGCTGTTGAAGCTTTTTATGGTGTATCTGTTGTGGATGTTAATACCATAGTAGTACCTGGTAAAAATAAAACCCGCTATACAAAAGCTGGTTTCATTAAAGGTGTTAAACCTGCCTATAAAAAGGCATATGTAACAGTAGCAGAAGGCGAAACCATCGACCTGTACGCTAATATTTAA
- the rplX gene encoding 50S ribosomal protein L24 encodes MSNRFKPKYNIRKGDTVVVITGDDKDLKKPRTVLEVIIDKGRVVVEGVNIVTKHTKPSAQNTKGGIVKKEAPIAISNVMLWDAKAGAPAKIKRTRENGKLVRISKKSGEAIK; translated from the coding sequence ATGAGCAACAGATTTAAACCTAAATACAATATCAGAAAAGGTGACACTGTAGTAGTGATTACCGGAGATGATAAAGATTTGAAGAAACCTCGTACGGTTTTGGAAGTTATCATTGATAAAGGCCGTGTAGTAGTAGAGGGTGTGAATATTGTTACCAAGCACACGAAGCCTTCCGCTCAAAATACCAAGGGCGGTATTGTAAAGAAGGAAGCTCCTATCGCCATCAGCAACGTTATGCTGTGGGATGCGAAAGCTGGCGCGCCTGCTAAAATTAAGCGTACCAGGGAAAATGGTAAATTAGTTCGTATATCTAAAAAGTCCGGGGAGGCCATTAAATAA
- the rplP gene encoding 50S ribosomal protein L16: MQKGRIREVAKRGTYIAFGSFALKALEPIWLTNRQIEAARQSMTRAMKREGNVWIRVFPDKIITRKPLEVRMGKGKGNPEFWAAVVEPGRILFECDGVSEQVAQEAMLLAAQKLPIKTKFIVRRDLQS, from the coding sequence ATGCAAAAAGGTCGCATTCGTGAAGTTGCCAAAAGAGGCACTTACATTGCGTTTGGATCTTTTGCTTTAAAAGCTCTGGAACCTATCTGGTTAACCAACCGTCAGATCGAAGCAGCCCGTCAGTCAATGACCCGTGCTATGAAACGTGAGGGTAACGTATGGATCAGAGTATTCCCTGATAAAATTATCACCCGCAAGCCATTAGAAGTAAGGATGGGTAAAGGTAAAGGTAACCCTGAATTCTGGGCTGCAGTAGTAGAACCAGGACGCATTCTGTTTGAGTGTGACGGTGTATCAGAACAAGTGGCTCAGGAAGCTATGTTATTAGCTGCCCAGAAGCTGCCCATCAAAACAAAATTCATTGTAAGAAGAGACTTACAATCTTAA
- the rpsJ gene encoding 30S ribosomal protein S10, producing MSQRIRIKLQSYDHNLVDKSAEKIVKTVRSTGAVVTGPIPLPTHKRIFTVLRSPHVNKKSREQFQLCTHKRLLDIYTSSSRTVDALSKLDLPSGVEVEIKA from the coding sequence ATGTCGCAAAGAATCAGAATCAAATTACAGTCGTACGACCACAACCTGGTAGACAAATCTGCCGAGAAAATCGTTAAAACCGTTCGTAGCACAGGAGCAGTAGTTACTGGTCCTATTCCTTTGCCTACTCACAAAAGAATATTTACGGTTTTACGTTCTCCACACGTGAACAAGAAAAGTCGTGAGCAATTCCAACTGTGTACGCACAAGCGTTTACTGGATATCTATACTTCTTCTTCAAGAACTGTAGATGCTTTAAGTAAACTGGATCTGCCATCTGGCGTTGAAGTAGAGATTAAAGCCTGA
- the rplD gene encoding 50S ribosomal protein L4: MQVEVLNTKGQKTGRSIELPDDIFGTEPNDHVIYLAVKQYLAAQRQGTHKVKTRAEVHGASRKLHRQKGTGGSRKGNIRNPLYKGGGTIFGPKPHGYGFKLNKKVKDLAKISALSYKAKENAIVIVEEMTFDTPKTKQFAEVLKNLNVAGKKSLFVLDEYNDNLYLSLRNISSVGSTLLTDINTYDIVNSDVLILTENAAKVFTEIEDSVEA, encoded by the coding sequence ATGCAAGTAGAAGTTTTAAATACAAAAGGACAAAAAACTGGCAGATCAATTGAGTTGCCGGACGATATATTTGGTACTGAGCCTAACGACCACGTAATTTACCTGGCTGTTAAACAATATCTTGCTGCTCAACGCCAAGGTACACACAAAGTAAAAACCCGCGCTGAAGTTCATGGTGCAAGCCGTAAACTGCACCGTCAAAAAGGTACAGGTGGTTCTCGTAAAGGTAACATCCGTAACCCTTTATACAAAGGTGGTGGTACCATCTTCGGACCTAAGCCGCATGGTTATGGCTTTAAATTGAACAAGAAAGTTAAAGACCTGGCTAAGATCTCTGCTTTATCTTATAAAGCAAAAGAAAACGCTATCGTAATTGTTGAAGAAATGACCTTCGACACTCCTAAAACCAAGCAGTTTGCTGAAGTTTTAAAGAACCTGAACGTAGCTGGCAAGAAGAGCCTGTTTGTTCTGGACGAGTACAACGATAACCTGTATCTGAGCTTACGCAACATTTCTTCTGTAGGAAGCACTTTGTTAACTGATATCAATACTTATGATATTGTTAACTCTGATGTCCTGATCTTAACTGAAAATGCTGCTAAAGTATTTACAGAGATAGAAGATAGCGTTGAAGCATAG
- the rplV gene encoding 50S ribosomal protein L22 yields the protein MEAVAKLNNYPTGPRKMRLLADVIRGMQVEKALAILEHHPQHNAVPLAKLLKSAISNWEQKNNGQSAADASLVVKTVFVDGGRVLKRMRPAPQGRGYRVRKRSNHVTIIVDSNN from the coding sequence ATGGAAGCAGTAGCTAAACTCAATAATTACCCTACAGGACCACGCAAAATGCGCCTGCTCGCGGATGTTATCCGTGGTATGCAAGTGGAAAAAGCGCTGGCGATCCTGGAGCACCACCCTCAGCACAACGCCGTTCCTTTGGCTAAGCTGCTGAAGAGTGCTATCAGCAACTGGGAGCAAAAAAACAATGGTCAAAGTGCCGCTGACGCGAGCCTGGTGGTAAAAACTGTTTTTGTTGACGGTGGCCGTGTTTTAAAACGGATGCGCCCTGCACCACAAGGACGTGGTTACAGAGTTCGTAAACGCAGCAATCACGTAACTATCATTGTTGATTCAAATAATTAA
- the rplC gene encoding 50S ribosomal protein L3: MKGIIGKKIGMTSIFSPDGKQTACTIIEAGPCVVTQVKSQDTDGYKALQLAFGDKKEKHATKGDINHFAKAQTAPKRFVKEFRDYSLDKNLGETVTVDIFTEGEDVEVVGTSKGKGFQGVVKRHGFSGVGEQSHGQHDRQRAPGSVGGSSYPSRVFKGMRMAGRMGGDRVKVKGLKVVKIFPEKNYILVTGSVPGHNGSIVLIQK, encoded by the coding sequence ATGAAAGGTATTATCGGAAAAAAAATTGGGATGACCAGCATCTTCAGTCCCGATGGTAAGCAGACTGCCTGCACCATCATTGAAGCTGGTCCCTGTGTTGTAACCCAAGTGAAGTCTCAAGACACAGATGGTTACAAAGCATTACAGTTAGCATTTGGCGACAAGAAAGAAAAGCATGCTACAAAGGGCGACATTAATCACTTCGCAAAAGCCCAAACTGCTCCTAAGCGATTCGTAAAAGAATTCCGCGACTATTCTCTGGATAAAAATTTAGGTGAAACGGTTACCGTTGACATCTTTACTGAAGGTGAAGATGTGGAAGTAGTTGGTACTTCAAAAGGTAAAGGTTTTCAGGGTGTTGTAAAGCGCCATGGTTTTAGCGGTGTTGGTGAGCAATCACACGGCCAGCATGACCGTCAGCGTGCACCAGGTTCTGTTGGTGGTTCTTCTTATCCTTCACGCGTATTTAAGGGTATGAGAATGGCCGGCCGTATGGGTGGCGACAGAGTGAAAGTTAAAGGCCTGAAAGTGGTTAAAATTTTCCCTGAGAAAAATTACATTCTTGTAACTGGTTCTGTACCAGGCCACAACGGTTCCATCGTTTTAATCCAGAAATAA
- the rpsH gene encoding 30S ribosomal protein S8 has protein sequence MVTDPIADFLTRVRNAQLAGHRLVEIPASNLKKRITEILYEQGYILKYKFEDDNKQGIIKIALKYDPTTKQPAIRSLERVSRPGLRQYSKPADFKRVINGLGVAIISTSKGVMTDKQAKADNVGGEVLCYIY, from the coding sequence ATGGTAACTGATCCTATAGCAGACTTCCTGACCAGGGTTCGTAACGCGCAGCTGGCAGGTCACAGGCTGGTAGAAATACCTGCTTCTAACCTGAAAAAGCGTATCACTGAAATTCTGTACGAGCAAGGTTATATCCTGAAGTACAAATTTGAAGATGACAATAAACAAGGCATCATCAAGATAGCACTTAAATATGATCCTACCACTAAGCAGCCTGCTATCCGTTCTCTGGAAAGAGTAAGCCGTCCAGGTCTGCGTCAGTATTCTAAACCTGCTGACTTCAAAAGAGTTATCAATGGTTTAGGTGTTGCTATCATCAGCACTTCTAAAGGTGTAATGACTGATAAGCAAGCTAAAGCTGACAACGTTGGTGGTGAAGTACTTTGCTACATTTACTAA
- the rpsS gene encoding 30S ribosomal protein S19 yields the protein MARSIKKGPYVDAKLEGKVLAINEGKGKRGVLKTWSRRSTITPDFVGHTFAVHNGNKFIPVYVTEFMVGHKLGEFAPTRNFKGHAGTKK from the coding sequence ATGGCTCGTTCGATTAAAAAAGGTCCTTACGTAGATGCAAAGCTGGAAGGTAAAGTTCTGGCGATTAACGAAGGAAAAGGCAAGAGAGGCGTTCTGAAAACATGGAGTCGCCGTTCTACTATCACTCCTGACTTCGTAGGTCACACTTTCGCTGTGCATAACGGTAATAAGTTTATACCGGTTTACGTAACAGAATTTATGGTAGGTCACAAATTAGGTGAATTTGCTCCTACCAGAAACTTTAAAGGACATGCCGGTACCAAGAAATAG
- the rplF gene encoding 50S ribosomal protein L6, giving the protein MSRVGKKPIVVPAGVTITVGKDNIVTVKGAKGELKQAVDRDIVIEVKDGVINIGRPTDQIRHRALHGLYRALIANLVKGVTEGYKKDLELVGVGYKAANQGNTLDLSLGYSHNIIFEIPSELKVTTLTEKGQNPKIFLEGIDKQLLGQVAAKIRGLRKPEPYKGKGVKYSGEFIRRKAGKAAGK; this is encoded by the coding sequence ATGTCTCGTGTAGGTAAAAAACCAATTGTTGTTCCAGCCGGAGTAACTATTACTGTTGGTAAAGACAACATTGTGACTGTTAAAGGTGCTAAAGGTGAACTGAAGCAGGCTGTTGACAGAGATATCGTTATTGAGGTGAAAGACGGTGTTATTAACATCGGCCGCCCTACTGATCAAATCCGTCACCGCGCATTACACGGTTTATACCGTGCCTTAATTGCAAACCTGGTGAAAGGTGTAACTGAAGGTTACAAGAAAGACCTTGAACTGGTGGGTGTGGGTTATAAAGCTGCCAACCAGGGTAACACTCTGGACCTGTCTCTGGGCTATTCTCACAATATCATATTTGAGATTCCTTCAGAATTAAAAGTGACTACTTTAACTGAAAAAGGTCAGAACCCTAAGATTTTCTTAGAAGGTATTGACAAACAATTACTGGGTCAGGTTGCTGCTAAAATTCGTGGCTTACGTAAACCAGAACCGTACAAAGGTAAAGGTGTTAAGTATAGCGGTGAATTTATCCGTCGTAAGGCTGGTAAAGCTGCTGGTAAGTAA
- the rpsN gene encoding 30S ribosomal protein S14, with product MAKESVKARQRKREKMVAKFAEKRAELKAAGDYAALDQLPRNASPVRLKNRCQLTGRPKGYMRYFGLSRVIFRDMALNGKIPGVKKASW from the coding sequence ATGGCAAAAGAATCAGTAAAAGCCAGACAAAGAAAGCGGGAGAAAATGGTAGCGAAGTTCGCAGAGAAGCGTGCTGAGTTAAAAGCTGCCGGTGATTACGCAGCGTTGGATCAATTGCCACGCAATGCATCCCCAGTTCGTTTAAAAAACCGTTGCCAGTTAACTGGTCGCCCTAAGGGATACATGCGTTATTTCGGTCTATCAAGGGTGATTTTCCGTGATATGGCATTGAATGGTAAAATTCCAGGTGTTAAAAAAGCAAGCTGGTAA
- the rpsC gene encoding 30S ribosomal protein S3 yields the protein MGQKANPIGNRLGIIRGWESNWYGSKKDYATKLIEDNKIRTYLTARISKGGIAKIVIERTLGKLIVTIHTSKPGIIIGKGGNEVDRIKEELKKLTGKDDVQINILEIRRPELDANIVGDTIARQIENRINFKRATKMAIASTLRMGAEGIKVKLSGRLGGAEIARSEEFKQGRVPLHTFRMDIDYANVFAQTVYGKIGIKVWICKGEVLGKRELNPNFVSGKEGLNDRRERGGDDRRGGDRRDDRRGGQGGERRGGGERRERRN from the coding sequence ATGGGTCAGAAAGCAAATCCAATTGGTAACAGGTTAGGCATCATCCGCGGATGGGAAAGTAACTGGTACGGCAGCAAGAAAGACTATGCTACCAAATTGATCGAGGATAACAAAATCAGAACATACCTTACAGCTCGTATCAGCAAAGGCGGTATCGCTAAAATTGTTATTGAGCGTACACTGGGTAAACTGATTGTAACTATACATACTTCTAAGCCTGGTATCATCATCGGTAAAGGTGGTAACGAAGTTGACCGCATCAAGGAAGAACTGAAAAAGTTAACCGGTAAAGATGACGTTCAGATCAACATCCTTGAAATCCGTCGTCCTGAGTTAGACGCTAACATCGTTGGTGACACTATCGCAAGACAAATCGAGAACCGTATTAACTTCAAACGTGCTACTAAAATGGCGATAGCTTCTACTCTGAGAATGGGTGCTGAAGGTATCAAAGTTAAACTGAGCGGCCGTTTAGGTGGCGCTGAGATTGCACGTAGCGAAGAGTTTAAACAAGGTCGTGTTCCATTACATACTTTCCGTATGGATATTGATTACGCGAACGTTTTTGCTCAAACTGTATACGGTAAAATCGGTATCAAAGTATGGATCTGTAAAGGTGAAGTATTAGGTAAACGCGAACTGAATCCGAACTTCGTAAGCGGCAAAGAAGGCCTGAACGACAGAAGAGAAAGAGGTGGTGACGACAGAAGAGGTGGTGATAGAAGAGATGACAGAAGAGGCGGCCAAGGTGGTGAAAGAAGAGGTGGCGGCGAAAGAAGGGAAAGAAGAAATTAA
- the rplB gene encoding 50S ribosomal protein L2, producing MALKKYKPMTAGTRWRIGNAYAEITTNKPEKSLLEPISSTGGRNAQGRRAMRYIGGGNKKHYRIIDFKRNKRDITAKVVSIEYDPNRTAFIALLEYTDGEKRYIIAPQGLQVGAAVVAGDAVAPEIGNALMMKNMPLGTMIHNIELQPGQGGKMARSAGSSAQLANKEEKYAVLKMPSGELRKVLINCYATVGVVSNGDHNLETAGKAGVNRWKGIRPRTRGVAMNPVDHPMGGGEGRASGGHPRSRTGKYAKGEKTRTRGKGSDKMIIQRRNGKKLSK from the coding sequence ATGGCACTGAAGAAGTACAAACCAATGACCGCAGGTACCCGATGGAGAATCGGTAATGCTTACGCTGAGATTACTACCAACAAACCTGAGAAAAGTTTGCTGGAGCCAATCAGCAGCACTGGTGGTCGTAACGCACAAGGTCGTCGTGCAATGCGTTACATTGGTGGTGGTAACAAAAAACACTACCGTATCATTGATTTCAAGCGTAACAAAAGAGACATCACTGCTAAAGTGGTTTCTATTGAATACGATCCAAACCGTACCGCTTTCATCGCTCTGTTAGAATATACAGATGGTGAAAAAAGATACATCATTGCTCCACAAGGTTTACAGGTTGGTGCAGCCGTAGTAGCCGGTGATGCAGTTGCTCCCGAAATTGGTAACGCTTTGATGATGAAGAATATGCCTTTAGGTACTATGATTCACAACATTGAGCTGCAGCCTGGTCAGGGTGGCAAAATGGCTAGAAGCGCAGGTTCTTCTGCACAGCTGGCCAACAAAGAAGAAAAGTACGCTGTATTGAAAATGCCTTCTGGCGAATTACGCAAAGTGTTGATTAATTGTTACGCTACTGTAGGTGTAGTAAGTAATGGTGACCACAACCTGGAAACTGCTGGTAAAGCAGGTGTAAACCGTTGGAAAGGTATCCGTCCCCGCACTCGTGGTGTAGCGATGAACCCAGTAGATCACCCAATGGGTGGTGGTGAAGGCCGCGCTTCTGGTGGACATCCAAGAAGCAGAACCGGTAAATACGCTAAAGGCGAGAAAACTCGTACTCGTGGTAAAGGTTCTGATAAGATGATTATCCAGAGAAGAAACGGTAAAAAATTAAGTAAATAA